From Streptomyces qinzhouensis, one genomic window encodes:
- a CDS encoding MurT ligase domain-containing protein: MAGTSEPLTPRAKLAVTAGKAAAAVSRAAGRGSGSVIGGRVALKLDPDLLGRLAQHLDVVLVSATNGKTTTTRLIAEALRAAGPVVSNALGANMPAGITSALAGGSDAKFGVIEVDEKYLAGVARDVTPKAIALLNLSRDQLDRAAETRMLAEKWREGLAGSKALVIANADDPLVVWAASSSPHVVWVAAGQEWKDDAWSCPACGGVMQRPGDDWFCGECGFRRPAPSWVLHGDHVLDPHGSAWPIHLQLPGRANKANAATSAAVAACFGVPPQVALERMYQVQAVAGRYDVVTFDNRELRLLLAKNPAGWLETFSLIDPPPTPVILSVNARGADGTDTSWLWDVDYTRLAGHPIMVIGDRRLDLAVRLEVAGLDFRVCDTVDDAVAMAPPGRIELIANYTAFQDVRRRVGN; encoded by the coding sequence ATGGCAGGCACCTCGGAGCCACTGACGCCTCGCGCCAAGCTGGCCGTGACGGCCGGCAAGGCAGCGGCGGCGGTGTCACGCGCGGCCGGACGCGGCAGCGGTTCGGTGATCGGTGGCCGGGTCGCGCTCAAACTCGACCCCGATCTGCTGGGGCGGCTGGCGCAGCACCTGGACGTGGTCCTCGTGTCGGCCACGAACGGCAAGACGACGACCACTCGGCTGATCGCGGAGGCCCTGCGGGCCGCCGGGCCGGTGGTCTCCAACGCGCTGGGCGCGAATATGCCCGCCGGAATCACCTCGGCGCTGGCAGGCGGCTCGGACGCCAAGTTCGGTGTCATCGAAGTCGACGAGAAGTATCTGGCGGGTGTGGCACGCGATGTGACGCCGAAGGCGATCGCGCTGCTGAACCTCTCGCGGGACCAGCTGGACCGGGCCGCCGAGACCCGGATGCTGGCGGAAAAGTGGCGTGAGGGCCTCGCGGGCTCCAAGGCCCTCGTCATCGCCAATGCGGACGATCCGCTGGTGGTGTGGGCCGCGTCCTCCTCCCCCCATGTGGTGTGGGTGGCCGCCGGGCAGGAGTGGAAGGACGACGCCTGGTCGTGCCCCGCCTGCGGCGGAGTGATGCAGCGGCCGGGCGACGACTGGTTCTGCGGCGAGTGCGGCTTCCGCCGCCCCGCGCCGAGCTGGGTGCTCCACGGTGACCACGTCCTCGACCCGCACGGTTCGGCCTGGCCGATCCACCTCCAGCTCCCGGGCCGTGCCAACAAGGCGAACGCGGCCACTTCGGCGGCCGTCGCCGCCTGCTTCGGGGTACCGCCGCAGGTCGCGCTGGAGCGGATGTACCAGGTCCAGGCGGTCGCCGGCCGCTACGACGTGGTGACCTTCGACAACCGCGAGCTGCGGCTGCTGCTGGCGAAGAACCCGGCCGGCTGGCTGGAGACGTTCTCCCTGATCGACCCGCCGCCGACGCCGGTGATCCTCTCGGTGAACGCGCGCGGCGCCGACGGCACGGACACGTCCTGGCTGTGGGACGTCGACTACACCCGGCTCGCCGGCCATCCGATCATGGTGATCGGTGACCGCCGGCTCGACCTGGCCGTCCGGCTGGAGGTCGCGGGCCTGGACTTCCGGGTCTGCGACACCGTCGACGACGCCGTCGCCATGGCACCGCCCGGACGGATCGAGCTGATCGCGAACTACACCGCGTTCCAGGACGTCCGCCGCCGCGTGGGCAACTGA
- a CDS encoding type 1 glutamine amidotransferase has protein sequence MADNSLRLVWVYPDLLSTYGDQGNALVVERRARQRGLDVQRVDVRSDQPIPTSGDIYLIGGGEDRPQRLASERLRRDGGLNRAAENGAIIFSVCAGYQILGHEFINDLGQREPGLGLIDVISTRGEGERCVGDVLADIDPRLGLPQLTGFENHQGITHLGPTARPFARTVLGRGNGTGDGTEGAYNETVFGTYMHGPVMARNPQIADLLLKLALDVNALPPVDDRWYEALRNERITTATQPA, from the coding sequence ATGGCCGACAACAGCCTGCGTCTGGTCTGGGTCTACCCCGACCTGCTGTCCACCTACGGCGACCAGGGCAATGCGCTGGTCGTGGAGCGGCGGGCCCGGCAGCGCGGCCTCGACGTCCAGCGGGTCGACGTCCGCAGCGACCAGCCGATCCCCACGTCCGGCGACATCTATCTGATCGGCGGCGGTGAGGACCGCCCGCAGCGGCTGGCCTCCGAGCGGCTGCGCCGCGACGGCGGGCTGAACCGGGCCGCCGAGAACGGCGCGATCATCTTCTCGGTCTGCGCCGGCTACCAGATCCTCGGGCACGAGTTCATCAACGACCTCGGCCAGCGGGAGCCGGGCCTCGGGCTGATCGACGTGATCTCCACTCGTGGCGAGGGCGAGCGCTGTGTGGGCGACGTCCTCGCGGACATCGACCCCCGGCTCGGGCTGCCGCAGCTCACCGGTTTCGAGAACCACCAGGGCATCACCCACCTCGGCCCCACCGCCCGGCCGTTCGCCCGCACCGTGCTGGGCCGTGGCAACGGCACCGGCGACGGTACGGAGGGCGCCTACAACGAGACCGTGTTCGGGACGTACATGCACGGACCGGTCATGGCCCGCAATCCGCAGATCGCGGATCTGCTGCTGAAGCTGGCGCTGGATGTGAACGCGCTGCCGCCGGTCGACGACCGCTGGTACGAGGCGCTGCGCAACGAGCGGATCACCACGGCGACCCAGCCCGCCTGA
- a CDS encoding 6-phosphofructokinase, which yields MRIGVLTSGGDCPGLNAVIRSVVHRAVVDHGDEVIGFHDGWKGLLECDYRKLDLDAVGGILARGGTILGSSRVRPEQLRDGVERAKGHCADLGLDAVIPIGGEGTLKAAHLLSRGGLPIVGVPKTIDNDIASTDVTFGFDTAVGVATEALDRLKTTAESHQRVLIVEVMGRHTGWIALHSGMAAGAHAIVVPERPFDIEELTKRVGARFEAGKRFAIVVVAEGAKPRENTMSWDEGGKDVYGHERFAGVARQLSNELERRLGKEARPVILGHVQRGGTPTAYDRVLATRFGWHAVEAAHRGEFGMMTALRGTDITLVPLGTAVETLKTVPDARYDEAECVL from the coding sequence ATGCGCATTGGTGTGCTCACTTCCGGAGGCGACTGCCCCGGTCTGAACGCCGTCATCCGGTCCGTCGTGCACCGCGCGGTCGTCGACCACGGCGATGAGGTCATCGGCTTCCACGACGGCTGGAAGGGCCTGCTGGAGTGCGATTACCGCAAGCTCGACCTGGACGCGGTGGGCGGCATCCTGGCCCGCGGCGGCACGATCCTCGGCTCGTCCCGGGTACGGCCCGAGCAGTTGCGGGACGGCGTCGAACGAGCCAAGGGGCACTGCGCCGACCTGGGGCTCGACGCGGTCATCCCGATCGGCGGCGAGGGCACGCTCAAGGCCGCGCATCTGCTGTCCCGGGGCGGCCTGCCGATCGTCGGCGTCCCGAAGACCATCGACAACGACATCGCCTCGACCGATGTCACCTTCGGTTTCGACACCGCCGTCGGTGTGGCGACCGAGGCGCTGGACCGGCTGAAGACCACCGCCGAGTCCCATCAGCGGGTGCTGATCGTCGAGGTCATGGGCCGCCACACGGGGTGGATCGCGCTGCACTCCGGTATGGCGGCGGGCGCCCATGCGATCGTCGTCCCCGAGCGGCCCTTCGACATCGAGGAGCTGACCAAGCGGGTCGGCGCCCGGTTCGAGGCGGGCAAGCGGTTCGCGATCGTCGTGGTCGCGGAAGGCGCGAAGCCCCGCGAGAACACCATGAGCTGGGACGAGGGCGGCAAGGACGTCTACGGCCATGAGCGGTTCGCCGGGGTGGCCCGCCAGCTCTCCAACGAGCTGGAGCGGCGGCTGGGCAAGGAGGCGCGGCCGGTGATCCTCGGCCATGTGCAGCGCGGCGGCACCCCGACCGCGTACGACCGGGTCCTGGCGACCCGGTTCGGCTGGCACGCGGTGGAGGCGGCGCACCGGGGCGAGTTCGGCATGATGACGGCGCTGCGCGGTACGGACATCACGCTGGTGCCGCTGGGCACGGCGGTGGAGACGCTGAAGACCGTGCCCGACGCGCGGTACGACGAGGCGGAGTGCGTGCTGTAA
- a CDS encoding cytochrome c oxidase assembly protein, with amino-acid sequence MDHSEHGTSIDLPPFTLGRGLELSPDPFFLIGSLVALALYGWGVTRLVRRGDAWPVGRTVFFVAGVLTVLLAMCTKLNDYGMVMFSVHMVQHMIISMISPILLLLGAPVTLALRALPVAGRGRKGPRELLLALLHSRYMRIITHPAFTIPLFIASLYGLYFTSLFDFLMGSQVGHIAMMVHFLAVGLVFFWPIMGVDPGPHRPGYVMRMLELFAGMPFHAFFGIALMMASTPMVGTYDSPPASLGIDALSDQHAAGGIAWAFSEIPSVLVLIALVFQWYRSDQRQARRKDRAADRDGDKELEAYNAYLAQLHARSGGTAGAARGGPEPETVTAAAAGESPQAPAAAGAATGETGTGAAGR; translated from the coding sequence ATGGATCACAGCGAACACGGCACATCGATTGACCTGCCGCCGTTCACGCTGGGACGGGGACTGGAACTCTCCCCCGACCCGTTCTTCCTGATCGGTTCGCTGGTCGCGCTCGCGCTGTACGGCTGGGGAGTGACCCGGCTGGTCCGCCGGGGCGACGCCTGGCCCGTGGGCCGTACCGTCTTCTTCGTCGCCGGTGTGCTGACCGTGCTGCTGGCGATGTGCACCAAGCTCAATGACTACGGCATGGTCATGTTCAGCGTGCATATGGTGCAGCACATGATCATCAGCATGATCTCGCCGATCCTGCTGCTGCTCGGCGCGCCGGTGACGCTGGCGCTGCGGGCGCTGCCGGTGGCGGGCCGGGGCCGGAAGGGTCCCCGGGAGTTGCTGCTCGCGCTGCTGCACAGCCGGTATATGCGGATCATCACCCATCCCGCGTTCACGATCCCGCTGTTCATCGCGAGCCTGTACGGGCTCTACTTCACCTCACTCTTCGATTTCCTGATGGGCTCCCAGGTGGGCCATATCGCGATGATGGTCCACTTCCTCGCGGTCGGTCTGGTGTTCTTCTGGCCGATCATGGGCGTGGACCCGGGTCCGCACCGGCCGGGCTATGTGATGCGGATGCTGGAGCTGTTCGCGGGCATGCCGTTCCACGCCTTCTTCGGGATCGCGCTGATGATGGCGAGCACGCCGATGGTGGGGACGTACGACAGCCCGCCGGCGTCGCTGGGCATCGACGCCCTCTCGGACCAGCACGCGGCCGGCGGTATCGCCTGGGCCTTCAGCGAGATCCCGTCGGTGCTGGTGCTGATCGCGCTCGTGTTCCAGTGGTACCGCTCGGACCAGCGGCAGGCCCGCCGCAAGGACCGGGCGGCGGACCGGGACGGTGACAAGGAGCTGGAGGCGTACAACGCCTATCTGGCGCAGCTCCACGCGCGCAGCGGCGGTACGGCGGGCGCGGCCCGCGGCGGCCCGGAGCCGGAGACCGTCACCGCCGCGGCCGCCGGTGAGAGCCCGCAGGCCCCGGCCGCCGCGGGTGCGGCGACCGGGGAGACCGGGACCGGCGCGGCCGGGCGGTAG
- a CDS encoding lysophospholipid acyltransferase family protein → MFYHVLKYVLLGPLLRLLFRPRIEGLEHIPAEGAAIIAGNHLSFSDHFLMPAILKRRITFLAKAEYFTGPGLKGRLTAAFFRSAGQIPVDRSGKDAGRAAIREGLGVLSKGELLGIYPEGTRSHDGRLYKGKVGVAVMALRAEVPVVPCAMVGTFEIQPPGQTLPKIKRVTVRFGKPLDFSRYAGMEDEKAILRAVTDEIMYAVLELSGQEYVDRYAAEVKAEAEAAKKTGRR, encoded by the coding sequence GTGTTCTACCACGTGCTCAAATACGTTCTTCTGGGGCCGCTGCTGCGGTTGCTGTTCCGGCCCCGGATCGAGGGTCTGGAGCACATTCCGGCGGAGGGCGCGGCGATCATCGCGGGCAATCATCTGTCGTTCTCGGACCATTTCCTGATGCCCGCCATCCTCAAACGGCGGATCACTTTTCTCGCGAAGGCCGAGTACTTCACCGGGCCCGGCCTCAAGGGCCGGCTGACGGCCGCCTTCTTCCGCAGCGCCGGCCAGATCCCGGTGGACCGCTCCGGCAAGGACGCGGGCCGGGCGGCGATCCGCGAGGGGCTCGGCGTCCTGAGCAAGGGCGAACTCCTCGGCATCTATCCGGAAGGCACCCGCTCGCACGACGGCCGGCTCTACAAGGGCAAGGTCGGGGTCGCGGTGATGGCGCTGCGGGCCGAAGTGCCGGTTGTCCCGTGCGCTATGGTCGGCACCTTCGAAATCCAGCCGCCCGGCCAGACTCTGCCGAAAATCAAGCGGGTCACGGTCCGTTTCGGTAAGCCGCTGGACTTCTCGCGCTATGCCGGGATGGAGGACGAGAAGGCAATTCTGCGCGCGGTCACGGACGAGATCATGTACGCCGTGCTCGAACTGTCCGGCCAGGAGTACGTCGACCGGTACGCGGCCGAGGTCAAAGCGGAGGCGGAAGCGGCGAAGAAGACCGGACGGCGCTGA
- a CDS encoding alpha/beta hydrolase, translating into MRRAAALGSAGTLIAGTLVAGAITAPVATADSGRGGTSETRGVQLAADRAADKGIDWADCPADSGLPKPIQCGTVTVPLDYKRPNGRQITLTVDRIGHTGTPAERQGALIYNPGGPGGSGLRFPVRVTSKNPLWVNTSKAYDFVGFDPRGVGRSTPISCVDPQEFVKAPKADPVPDSEADKRAQRKLAAEYAAGCAERSGWMLPHMTTANTARDLHVMRAALGERKLNFLGVSYGTYLGAVYAELFPGHVRRMVVDSVVSPSRKKIWYQANLDQDVAFETRWNDWKAWVAANHATYGIGDTPAKVEAQWQKLRATAKKDPLGGVVGPAELLSFFQGAPYYDSSWAPVARVWSKYVAGDTQALVDAAAPDMTDTVGNARSENGNAVYTAVECADAKWPTDWRTWDRDNTRLHRDYPFLTWSNAWMNLPCATWSTRQGPAVEVRPGKELPGVLIVQAERDAATPVGGAYELQKRLKGSRLILEKNAGSHGVTGIANPCVNQRVDAYLLNGTLDSRDVTCDPHAAPKP; encoded by the coding sequence GTGAGACGCGCAGCAGCGCTCGGTTCGGCCGGCACTCTGATAGCGGGCACCCTGGTCGCGGGAGCGATCACAGCCCCGGTGGCCACCGCGGACAGCGGCCGCGGCGGCACGTCCGAGACGCGCGGCGTACAACTCGCCGCCGACCGGGCCGCCGACAAGGGCATCGACTGGGCGGACTGTCCCGCCGACTCGGGGCTGCCGAAGCCCATCCAGTGCGGCACGGTCACCGTACCGCTCGACTACAAGCGCCCGAACGGGCGGCAGATCACGCTCACCGTCGACCGCATCGGCCACACCGGTACCCCGGCCGAGCGTCAGGGCGCGCTGATCTACAACCCCGGCGGGCCCGGCGGCTCGGGCCTGCGCTTCCCGGTCCGGGTCACCAGCAAGAACCCGCTCTGGGTGAACACCTCGAAGGCGTACGACTTCGTGGGCTTCGACCCGCGCGGCGTCGGCCGCTCCACCCCGATCTCCTGTGTCGACCCGCAGGAGTTCGTGAAGGCCCCCAAGGCCGATCCGGTGCCCGACAGCGAGGCCGACAAGCGGGCCCAGCGCAAGCTCGCGGCCGAGTACGCCGCCGGCTGCGCCGAGCGCAGCGGCTGGATGCTGCCGCATATGACCACCGCCAACACCGCACGGGACCTGCACGTCATGAGGGCGGCCCTCGGCGAGCGGAAGCTGAACTTCCTCGGTGTCTCCTACGGCACCTACCTCGGCGCCGTCTACGCGGAGCTGTTCCCGGGGCATGTCCGCCGCATGGTCGTGGACAGCGTCGTCAGCCCGTCCCGGAAGAAGATCTGGTACCAGGCCAACCTGGACCAGGACGTCGCCTTCGAGACCCGGTGGAACGACTGGAAGGCCTGGGTCGCGGCGAACCACGCGACCTACGGCATCGGGGACACCCCGGCGAAGGTCGAGGCGCAGTGGCAGAAGCTGCGCGCCACCGCGAAGAAGGACCCGCTCGGCGGGGTCGTCGGCCCGGCCGAGCTGCTCTCCTTCTTCCAGGGAGCGCCCTACTACGACTCGTCCTGGGCCCCCGTCGCCCGGGTATGGAGCAAGTACGTCGCCGGTGACACCCAGGCGCTGGTCGACGCCGCCGCCCCGGATATGACGGACACCGTCGGCAACGCCCGCTCCGAGAACGGCAACGCCGTCTACACGGCCGTGGAGTGCGCGGACGCCAAGTGGCCCACCGACTGGCGCACCTGGGACCGGGACAACACCCGGCTCCACCGCGACTACCCGTTCCTGACCTGGTCCAACGCCTGGATGAACCTGCCCTGCGCGACCTGGTCGACCCGTCAGGGCCCGGCCGTCGAGGTCCGGCCCGGCAAGGAACTCCCGGGCGTGCTGATCGTCCAGGCCGAGCGGGACGCGGCCACCCCGGTCGGCGGCGCCTACGAGCTGCAGAAGCGGCTCAAGGGCTCCCGGCTGATCCTGGAGAAGAACGCCGGCTCGCACGGTGTCACCGGAATCGCCAACCCCTGCGTCAACCAGCGGGTGGACGCGTATCTGCTCAACGGGACGCTGGACAGCCGCGATGTGACCTGCGACCCGCACGCGGCGCCCAAGCCGTAA
- a CDS encoding type II toxin-antitoxin system Phd/YefM family antitoxin, translating into MAYEIPVTQARAELADLINRVVYGGERVVVTRHGKPLVALVSAGDLEQLERLGEEEDEPMISSVSTLGAASPQSAPGHGRFGLTAEHRGSSL; encoded by the coding sequence ATGGCCTACGAGATTCCGGTGACGCAAGCCCGCGCTGAGCTGGCCGACCTGATCAACCGTGTGGTGTACGGCGGCGAGCGGGTCGTCGTGACCCGGCACGGGAAGCCGCTCGTGGCGCTGGTCTCCGCGGGCGACCTCGAGCAACTGGAGCGGCTCGGCGAGGAGGAGGACGAGCCGATGATCTCCTCCGTCTCGACCCTCGGCGCCGCCTCCCCGCAGAGCGCCCCCGGGCACGGCCGCTTCGGACTGACGGCCGAGCACCGCGGCTCCTCCCTCTGA
- a CDS encoding ATP-dependent Clp protease proteolytic subunit, protein MNRPAARYVLPQFTERTSQGTRTFDPYSKLLEERIVFLGTPVDDTAAHDVIAQFLHLEYAAPDRDISLYLNSPGGSPGATLAVYDTMQTVICDVETICIGQVAAAGALLLAAGAPGKRMALPGARVALRQPALDEPVRGMPSDLEIEARELLRLRDLTVDLLARHTGRERERIAADLERDTFFDAAGAKEYGLVDQVIGSRKATRPGPAGAAGTPGPAGTSGGGPR, encoded by the coding sequence ATGAACCGCCCCGCCGCCCGCTACGTCCTCCCGCAGTTCACCGAGCGCACCTCGCAGGGCACCCGCACCTTCGATCCCTACAGCAAGCTGCTGGAGGAACGGATCGTCTTCCTGGGGACCCCGGTGGACGACACCGCCGCGCATGATGTGATCGCCCAGTTCCTCCACCTCGAATACGCCGCCCCTGACCGGGACATCTCCCTCTATCTCAACTCCCCCGGCGGCTCCCCGGGCGCGACGCTGGCGGTCTACGACACGATGCAGACGGTGATCTGCGATGTGGAGACGATCTGCATCGGGCAGGTCGCCGCAGCCGGGGCGCTGCTACTGGCGGCCGGGGCCCCCGGCAAGCGGATGGCGCTGCCGGGGGCGCGGGTCGCGCTCCGTCAGCCCGCGCTCGACGAACCCGTCCGGGGCATGCCGTCGGATCTGGAGATCGAGGCCCGGGAGCTGTTGCGGCTGCGTGATCTGACGGTGGACCTGCTGGCCCGTCACACCGGCCGGGAGCGGGAGCGGATCGCGGCCGATCTGGAGCGGGACACGTTCTTCGACGCGGCGGGCGCGAAGGAGTACGGACTCGTGGACCAGGTGATCGGCAGCCGCAAGGCCACACGGCCCGGCCCGGCCGGCGCCGCCGGGACCCCGGGTCCGGCCGGCACCTCAGGCGGCGGCCCGCGGTGA